Part of the Olsenella profusa DSM 13989 genome, GTCTACACCTCCTACCAGCGCGCCATCGACCAGGCCCTCGACTGGGCCATGGACTCCCCCCTCGACAACTCCCAGATCGTGGGCGGTGCCGTGGAGGGCGACCAGCGCTTGGGATCGGGCATGCTCGTCATGGGCGTCGAGGTCGCCAGCGATGGCGTGGTGCTGCAGACGTCCAAGCTCCCCCAGTCCATGGATGCGGGCACGCTCGACCAGGTGATTGGCGAGGCACTCTCAAGTGGCACCAACCAGGGCTATCTCTCCGATGCGCAGATCGCATGGAAGTCAAAGGACCTCGGCGACTCGGGCGGCAAGCGCATCGTCATGGTCAACACCTCCGACGTACACTCGGCATGGCGCTATCAGGCCATACGAAACGGCATCGCCTTCGCCCTGGCGCTGGGCGCCGTCATCATCATCGCCTTCTCGTTCGCGGACTGGGCCCTCATACCCGTCAGACAGTCCATGGAACAGCAGCGCCGCTTCGTGGGAGACGCCTCCCACGAGCTCAAGACGCCGCTCGCCGTCATCATCGCCAACACCGAGATCCTCCAGAGGTCGCCGGACGTCCCCCAACGGGAGCGACGCTGGATAGAGAGCACGGCCCAGGAATCCCACTTCATGCGTGAGCTCATCGGTGAGCTCCTCCAGCTCGAACGCACGGACGAGGGCATCGACGGGGCCGAGTTCGCCTTCAGGCACGACGACATAGACCTCTCGGAGCTCGTCGAATCGTCTGCCCTGGAGTTTGATGCCGTCGCCTTCGAGAAGGGCTGTGTCATCGATCTCACGAGCACCGACGGCATCCATGTGAGGGGCGACGCCGAATGGCTCGGCCGCGTCGTGAGGATCTTTCTGGACAACGCCTGCAAGTATGCGGCACCCAACACGACGATCGCCGTGACGCTCGCCCCACAGCATCACCACAGGGCATCGGTGGTGCAGCTCAGCGTCACCGATCGTGGCACGCCCATCCCCCCCGAGGACCTGCCCCACATCTTCGACCGCTTCTATCGTGCGGACGCATCGCGCACCAAGGGCGATGGGCCCGGCGGGTTCGGCCTCGGGCTCTCCATCGCCAAGGGTATCGTCGAGGCCCATGGGGGTACGGCAGGCGCAACGAGCACAAGGGAGCAGGGCACGACCTTCACCGTGAGGCTACCGACCATCTAGCTCCTTGGGTAGACTGGGGGCATGGGCAGCTCCACGCACACCACGACACCACGCGCCTCCTGGTCGGGACCGGCCATCGGCCTGCTCGACCTGGATGCCTTCTTCGCCTCCGTCGAGCAGCTCGACCATCCCGCATGGCGCGGCAAGCCCGTCATCGTGGGTGGGGACGCCGGGAGCAGGGGGGTGGTCTCCACGGCATCCTATGAGGCGAGGCCGTATGGGGTGCACTCGGCCATGCCCTCGGCACAGGCGCGCAGGCTCTGCCCCGACGCCATCTGGACATGCGGCCACTTCGACCGCTATCGGGCCGTGTCGCACCGCGTGATGGCTCTCATCGAGCGGGAGACTCCCCTCATCGAGCAGGTCTCCATCGACGAGGCCTTCTTCGACGTCTCCCCGGGGCGCTATGCCAACGAGAGCCCCATCGCCATCTGCCAGAGGATACAGGCCTCCGTGGCCAAGCTGGGAGTCACCTGCTCCATCGGGCTGGGTGCCAACAAGACCGTGGCAAAGGTCGCCTCCGAGCGCGAAAAGCCGCGTGGCTTGTGCGTGATCCCCCCATCGATGACGGCTGAGTTCTTGGCGCCGCTCCCCATCCGTGCCATGAGCGGCATAGGCCCGCGCACCGCAGGGCGGCTGAGGGGAATGGGCATCGATACGCTGGGACAGCTCGCCGCGGCGGACGTGGAGGCCATGAGGCGGACCTTCGGCAGCATGGGACCCAAGCTCGTGCTCCGCGCCTCGGGCAGGGAGACGAGCACCGTCCCGCCAGCCACCTACCACGAGGACGCAAAGTCCGTCTCCAACGAGCGGACGTTCGCCCATGACCTTGAGGGACGGGACGCCGTGGAGGCGGCCATAGACCATGTGGGCTCACTCGTAGGGCGCAGGCTGCGGGCACAGGGCATCGTGGGATCGGTGGTCACGCTCAAGCTCAAGACCGACTATGCCCATGGCCACACGGCCCAGCAGCGTCTCGTGGAACCCACCGACGACGAACACGAGTTCTGTGCCGTGGCACGCAGGTTGCTCGACCGCGTATGGGCTGAGGGGGAGCCCGTGCGGCTCGTGGGCGTGGGGATGAGCAGGCTGTCCGCCCCCACGCAGACCCAGCTCTCGCTCTTTGGGGAGCGGGATGCCCCTGAGGCAGAAAGCCGCAGGCTACGGGAGCAGCGCCGCAGCCTGAGCGCCGTCGAGGACGAGATTCGCGCCCGCTTTGGCAGGGACTCCCTCAGCATGGGACGTGACCTGCGCCTCAAGAGCTCGGGCACGCTCCCCTCCTCCATGCGGGGCAAGGGCTAGGCCCAACGCGCCCCCTCGGCACCCTCAGCGCTCCCCCACGGCGTCATCCAGGCTCCCGACAGGCGCTGCCGTCGCCCCCTTGAGATCGAGCGGAATCCGTGGCGCCTCTCCCCACAGTCGCTCGAGTCTGAAGTGGTCGCGCGCCTCAGGCCTGAAGACGTGTGCCACCAGCGAGCCGTAATCCATGACGACCCAGGTGCCGCCCTCGCGCCCCTCCGTCGAGATGGGCTTGATGCCACAGATGGCAGCCACGCTCTCGCGGATGCCCTCGAGGACGGAATCCATCTGGGGGCCGTTGGCCACCGTACAGATGAGGAAGTAGTCGCATACATCCGAGATCCCGGTGAGGTCGATGAGCACGATGTCGGTTGCCTTCCTGCCGTCGGCCGCCGCGGCGGCAACCCGAGCGATGGCGAGGGGTGTCTGGGCCATGGTGATGCCTCCCTAGTGAGTCCTTGCGGCTTCGCGCCGGGTGAGGACCAGGTGATTGTAGATGTCCAGCGTCTTGGGGTAGAGGTAGCGTCGCGTGCGGATGACGTACTCGACGCCCGAGCAGAAGCAGGAGGCATAGGCCTCGGCGAGCGGGGCGCCGGCGCGCACGAGGGCCCGAACCTGGTCGATGCCCTCGCTCGAGGGCCTCAGGGGCTCGATGGCGTCGGCCACGAAGACGATCATGTCAAGGGGCCGCATGTCAGTCGAGCCTAGGGTGTGGAGGGCGATGGCCCGCAGCACCGCATCGGAGAGCCCGGGAACCTCCTCACGCAGGTGCCCCGCCGCCGTGATGCCATGCAGGAGGGGGCACACCAGCTCGAGGTCGACACCCATATCGACGCCCTGCCGACGGGCGAGCGCAAGCTGCTCGTCGTTGGAGAGCACCTTGTCCCAGTCATGCAACGTCCCTGCCACACGTGCCTCGAAGGGATCCTGCGCGTAGCGCAGGGCCATGTCCTCGGCCGTGCGCGCGACCGAGAGCGAGTGCTCGTAGCGCCGCGGCTCGGCCCTCTGCATGTGATCACGCAGGGCCTGTTCGATGCGCCCCAGGAAGCGCCGCTGCTCAACCGTATAGGAGACAGGCATCACTCACCGTCCCTCTGTCCATAGCTCGTGCTCCGCGCACCGTACAGCCTATGCTTGTGGATGTACCCCGTCACGGCATCCGGGGTGAGGTACCGGAGGCTCTGCTGGGCCTTCACGCGCTGCCTGAGATGGCTCGAGGAGATGGCAAGTGCGGGCACCTCGAGATAGATGACCGTGAAGTCATAGGGCGAGCTGTCTATGATCCGCTGTGCGCGCGCGAGGTCGTACCCCGGGCGCGTCACCGCAACGAGCGAGGCGAGGCGGGCCATCTTGTCGGCGTTGCGCCACGAGACGATCTCTGCGACCGCGTCGGCGCCCGTGATGAAGTAGAGCTCCACGTTGTCGGGATACATGGCATGCAGCAGTTCGAGCGTGTCTGCCGTGTAGGTGACGCCCTCGCGGTCGATCTCGAAGCGGGAGACCAGGAAGTGTGGGTTGTCTGACGTCGCCAGCAGGGTCATGGCATAGCGGTCGGATCCCAGGCTCACCTGCTTGTCCCGCTTGAAGGCGGGGATGCCCGCCGGCATGAACACGACGACATCGAGGCCGAGCTCGTCGAACGCCGTCTCCGCGGCGACGAGGTGGCCGTTGTGGATGGGGTCGAAGGTGCCGCCCATGATGCCAAGACGATAGGTGCGCGTGGGATCCCTCCCAAGAAGAGGCAGGTCAGATGTATCGATGACACCCTGCGTGATCCGTTCGAGAACCTGATCCTCCATGGCACCCCCTAGAACACCAAGAGATTGTCGCGATGGATGGCCGGCTGTGCTGCCTCGCCATCCAGGAAGCGCTCGATGACGCCAAGCTTGAGGCCCCGAAAGCGCCTGAGATCCCTGGCGTCGTAGGCGGAGATCCCCCGTCCCAACAGCGTGCCGTCCGTGGCAAGGACGTCGATGACGTCGCCGGCCGAGAAACCTCCCGCCACCCGTGCGATGCCCACGGGCAGAACCGATGCCCCCTCGCTGCACACGGCCTCGCGCGCGCCCTCGTCGAGCGTGAGCGAGCCATGCGGGACCTCTGCGGAGGCCAGCCAAAGCTTGCGCGCCCTCTCGTGCTCCCCCATGCACGGGCCCTCGATGCGCGTGCCCACGGCCTCGCCGCGCACGACGGCGGACAGTATGCCCTCCTGCCGGCCGCGGCAGATGACCGTGGGGACGCCGGCCGCCAACGTCAGCCGTGCCGCACGGAGCTTGCTGCGCATGCCACCCGTCCCCATCAGGGAACCCGTGCCACCCGCCATGGACTCGACCCGTGCGTCCACGTGATCGAGCGTGCGGACGATCCGGGCGGAGGGATCTTGGGAGGGGTTCGCGCTGTACAGCCCATCAACATCGGAGAGGATCACGTAGAGATCGGCGTTCACGCTGGCGGAGACGATGGCCCCCAGCATATCGTTGTCACCAAACGTGAATTCGGCCACCGACACCGTATCGTTCTCGTTCACGATGGGAATGGACCCAAGCTCGAGGAGCCGACCCAAGGTGTTGCGAGCGTTGAGGTAGCCCTGGCGATCGGCAAGATCGCGCCGTGTCAGCAGCACCTGGCCGCACCCAAGGCCATGGCGTGCGAGCTCCTGGGCGTAGGCATCAATGAGCAGGGCCTGCCCCGCCGAGGCGCACGCCTGCAGGCTCGGTGTGTCCGTGGGACGCTCCGTGAGCCCCAGGCGACGGAAGCCTGCGGCAACGGCTCCCGAGGAGACGACGATGAGCCGGTAGCCATGATGGGCAAGCCCGCCCACCTGGTCACACAGGCACGCGATGAAGGCGTGGTCGACCTCACCGGTCCCATCCACAAGCGTCGAGGAGCCTATCTTGACGACGATGACGTTGCGCTCGTCGAACACGTCGAAGCTCACCGCCCGTCCGCCTCTCCCGTCCCATCCCCAGGTTGGGGGGCCAGGACGTCCTCGCCGCCCGCCTCGTCCGCTCCCTCCCCCTCGTACTCGAAGGCATGGCCAAGGATGCGCACCTCGTCTCCCGCAACGCACCCCGCCTCGACGAGCCTTGCGTTGAGTCCCGAGCGCTCGAAGCGATGCTGGAGGTAGACGACGGCCTCGTCGTTCTCCCAGTCCGTCTGAACCACCATGCGCTCGATGTCCGTGCCGGAGACGCGCCACACGTGGCGCTCCTCGCGCGTGACCACGATCTGCCGGTCGCGATGGCGGCGCTCGCGCTCGGCCGCCACGTCCAGCAGCTCCGCGGAACCATCGGACGCGCTGTCGGCGGCACGCAGATCGTGCACCTCGCGCGCGCAGGCACCCACCAGCTCGTCCATGCCCGCACCCGTCACGGCGGAGACCGTGAAGAAGGGTCGCCCGTCCGCCTCCGCGGCAATCCTCAGGCGCTCGACCGCATCCTCGACATCCGGCATGTCGCACTTGTTGGCAACCACGATCTGAGGACGCTCCGCGAGCGTCTCGGCATGGGCCGCCAGCTCGCGATTGATGACTCGATAGTCAGCCACGGGATCGCGCCCCTCATAGCCGCCCGTCAGGTCGACCACGTGCAGGATGAGGGCGCTGCGCTCGATGTGGCGCAGGAACTCATGTCCAAGCCCCCTCCCCTCGCTCGCCCCCTCGATGAGGCCGGGGACGTCGGCCACCACGAACGAGAGGCCGCTCTTGGCGCGCACCATGCCCAGGTTGGGCACGAGCGTGGTAAAGGGATAGTCGGCGATCTTGGGACGGGCGGCACTCATGCGCGCGATGAGCGAGCTCTTGCCCACCGATGGCATGCCCACCAGTGCCGCATCCGCCAGGAGCTTCATCTCCAGCTCGATCCAGTGCTCGCGTGCCGGCTCACCCTTCTCGGCAAAGGCCGGCGCGCGGCGCACCGAGGTCACAAAGTGGATGTTGCCCCTACCACCAGCGCCGCCCGGTGCCACGCACACGCGCTGTCCCGGCGTGACGAGGTCGGCTATCACGTAGAGGGGTTCCATGGCCGTAGGGTCGAGCTCGCGCACCTGCGTGCCCTGGGGCACCTTGAGCACGAGATCCTCGCCATCGCGCCCGTGCCGGCGCGCACCCTGGCCATGTGTTGCGCGGCCTGCGCGGAAGTGATGCTTGAAGCGATAGTCCACGAGCGACGAGAGCTGAGGGTCACACGCGAGGCAGACGCTGCCGCCCGTGCCACCGTCGCCACCATCGGGACCGCCCTTGGGCACGAAGGCCTCACGCCTGAACGACATGCAGCCGGCACCACCATCGCCGCCGCGCACGTTGATGCGAGCAAGGTCAGTAAAGCTGCTTGTGGGCACGTCATCCTCCTTTGCCATCCCTCATGGTACTAGAAGAGGACGCCCAGGGTCACGATGGCCACCGCCGCCGATGCCACCAGCACGTCCGGCATCCCAAAGGGATAGCGCCTGCTCGATGACGTGCGCGAGCGAAGGTAGAACCCGCGCTCCTCGGCCGCCAGCGCCGTGTCGTCCGCCTTGGCGACCGACGAGATGAGCAGCGGCGCAATGAGGGGCAGCATGAGGCGCAGTCGCCGGAGGGGGTTGGGCGAGTCGAATGCCACGCCGCGCGCCGTCTGGGCCTCCATGATCTGCCCCATCTGCTCCGAGAAGATGGGGACGAAGCGCAGTGCCGTGGTGATGGTGAAGGCGTAGCGATAGGGCACGTGCAGGACCTCGACGGCCGCGTTGGCCAGATCCGTCAGGCGCGTCACCATGAGCATCATCACGAGCGGGAGAGCGAAGGCGACGAGCCGGAGCGCCACATGCGCGCCCATGTCCAACCCCCTGTCGGTGACCCAGAGGAAGAGCACCGTGCCCTGGCGGACGAGGGCCGTCTGTACGACGAGCATGAGGGTGCCCAAGCCGGCAAAGGCCCCCAGGAGCCTGAGCGTGTCCGAGGCGATGCCTGCATAGCCGCCCACCAACACGAGCAGGACGATGATACCCACGAGCATGGGGTAGCCGCCTGCCAGGAGCGTCGCCACGCAGACGCAGACGGCAAAGGCGACCTTGGTGATGGGATTCGCCCGGTGCAGGAGCGTCGCTCCCTCATGATAGTCAAGAACGGATGTCACCTAGCCCACCAGCCCCTTCGTGATGGAGACGATGTCCGATACCTCCGTGGCCCCCGAAAACGCCGGGGAGACTCGAGCGTCCAGAGCACGGGCGATGCGCATGACCTCGGGGGCGTCCACGAAGGCCTGGCGCATGAGGGCGTCATCGGAGAACACGCGTCGCGTGTCCCCGTCGGCCACGATGCGCCCCTGCGCCATCACGACGAGGCGGGAGGCGAAGTCGGAGACGACCTCCATGTCGTGACAGACCATGATGACGGCACAGCCCTGCTCGCGCGCCGCCTCGACGGCATCCATGACGACCATGCATTCGTGATAGTCGAGGCCACTGGTGGGCTCGTCCAGGATGAGGACGCGCGGATTGGTGACGACCACTGAGGCGAGCGCCACGATCTGTCGCTGGCCCCGACCCAGTGAGAAGGGGGCGGCGTCGCCCGGCAGCGAGAAGTGCCCGACCGTATCTTCCGCGCGGCGCAGCGCCTCGTCATGGTCGATGCCCAGAAGGCCCAGTGAGAAGGCGACCTCCTCCACGACCGTGTCCTTGCAGATCTGGCGGTTGGGATCCTGGAAGAGCGTGGAGACATGCTGGGCCAGCTCGCTGGTACGCACCTGGCGCGTGTCAAGCCCACAGATGGTGACCGACCCCTCGTCGGGCTTCAGAAGGCCATTCATGAGCTTGGTCATGGTGGTCTTTCCCGCCCCGTTCTGGCCAATGACGGCAAGGAGCTCCTGGGGACGCACGTCAAAGGTGAGCCCCCGCACCGAGGCCGTGTTGCCGGGATAGGCGAATCCCACCTGCGCAAAGGACAGCACGGGGTCGCATGTCGTGGAGGAGGCGAAAGATACCACCGACGCGGGCGAGCCCCCCCGCTGCGCCGCGGACGGCGCCGACGCATCCTCCCCCACCACGTGCGCGATGGCGTCTTCGACCTCGGGTGGCGTGAGACACACTTCCCCCTCGGCAAGCAGACCGAGCGATGCGAGCCTGTTGGAGATGCGGGTGGAACGGGGGCTGTCCACGCCCACACGCCGCAGCTCGCCGGCGTGCGCAAACACCTCGCGCGGCGTGCCGATGCGCTCCACGCGCCCGTCCGCGAGCACGCAGAGGCGCGAGCAGAACTCCGCGAGCAGGGCGACCTTCTGCTCCACGACAAGGACCGTGATGCCCTCGTCGTGGTTGAGCTCGCGCAGCGTCTCGAACACGGCGCGTGACGACACGGGATCGAGGGCCGCCGTCGGCTCGTCGAGCACGAGGATCTGTGGTCGCAGCGCAAGGATGGCGGCGATGGCCACCTTCTGCTTCTGCCCGCCCGAGAGGGTCGAGATGTCACGATGCAAGAGCTCGGCGATGCCGCAGACATGCAGCGCCCACAAGACGCGCGCGGGGATGTCCCCATGGGGCACACCAAAGTTCTCCAGCCCATAGAGCATCTCGTCCTCGACGTTGGAGGCGACCATCTGGGCATCGATGTCCTGCAGGACCGATCCCAGGACCCGAGAGACGTCCGTCAGTCCCACCGTGCAGGTGTCCCGGCCGTCTACGGTGCAGACGCCCTGGAACGTACCGGAGAAGTGATGCGGCACCGCCCCCGAAAGCACATGGGTAAGCGTCGTCTTGCCAGCACCGGAGGGACCGATGATGCCCAGGAACTCCCCGCGCCCCACCGTGAGGGAGACGTCATCCAGGGCAGCGTGGGCGGCACCCTCATAGCTAAAGGACACCCGGTCGAGCGAGACTATCGTTGCTGCGCGCTCCGTACGAGCCACCGCCTCCCGTCACAGGCCACCGCGGCGCCCGCGCACCGCGGCGACACATGACCCCTATCGCTTTGCCGCCTTCTTGAGAGGCAGGTAGAGCACCTGCACGACGATGGCATTGGCCAAGGCCGTGCCAAAGACGATGGGGAGCTTGAGGGCGATAGTCGCAGGGTCAGCCCCCATGGCGAAGGTGCCCACGACCGCAAAGATGAGGCCGGAGACCGTGGTGGTGAGAAAGGCGCCCACGAACGGCAGCACGGACGCCTTGCCCCTCCTGTCCACGGCGCGCGCGAACGCAAGCATCACCAGGATGGCGGGTAGGTCACAGAGATACTCCACGCCCGGGATGGACGTGGTGACCTGGATGACGGTCGCCGCGAGCACGGCAATCACGAGCGCCTGTGGAACGGTTGGGATGAGGATGATGGTCGCGAGACAGTAGGCCGAGATGATGAACTCGGGCTGGATGCCCGTGATGGCCAGCGCCTTGCCTACCGTGAGGTTAAGCACGAACCCCGCCGCCAGCAGGATGGCCACGAGCACCAGGGAGGTCACGTCGAGCTTGCCCGAACGATCCTTGGAGCTGGTGGTGACGGTGCGGGGCTCGCGCTGTTCGTTGTCCATGGGGGCAGTGCCTTTCTCTGAGGGGGCGGATGGCCGCGCGGGCACGGGGTATGGCCGTGGCCACGGCGAGGACAAAAAGGCTCCCGGTCAACCCGGGAGCCGCTGTGGTGCCTATGCATAGGGTAGGTGCACGCCCTCGTCATGACAAGCCCGCAGGCGCAGGCGTACCCATCTTGAAACATAGCCACGGGAGGGGCCTCCGAGGAGACTCATCAGACATGGGAGGGACTAGGCGGTCGTACGCACATGCACGTAGTGCTTCTTGCCCCTCTTGAACTCGACGATGCCATCGGCAAGCGCAAAGAGGGTGTCATCCCTGCCACGACCCACATTCTCCCCAGGGGTGATGTGAGTGCCGCGCTGACGGACTATGATCTGGCCGGCCTTGATGGCCTGACCACCAAAGACCTTGGTGCCCAGACGCTGGGAGTTGGAGTCACGACCGTTACGGGAAGTGCCCTGGCCTTTCTTGTGAGCCATAGCGTACCTGCCTATCTCTGTCTCTATGCCTACGTTACTCGGGCTTCTCGGACGAAGCGGCCGCCATGCGGGGCAGCGAGGAGACCTCGAGTCTGGTGAGCTGCTGACGATGGCCCTTGGTGCGGTGGTAGCGCTTGCGCTTCTTGAGCTTGAAGACGAGCACCTTCTCGTCCTTGAGGTGCTCAAGCACCTCGCAGGTGACCTTCTTCCTCCCGAGGTCGGCAGTGCCAGTGACCGTCTGCGTGCCGTCGCTCAGCATGAGTACGTCAAGCTTGACCTTGTCGCCAGGTTGCGCATCGAGCCTCTCGACGTCGATGACGTCACCCTTGGCAACCTTATACTGCTTGCCCCCAGTGGTAACGATTGCGTACATGTTCTACCTTTCTTGGTGCCTGTAAGTGCAACAGCCAGTGATGTTACCAGCGCAGGGGCGCCCCGTCAACAACAATCGGCCTTCACATGCTTACCGTGCCCTGCGCTCACACGGCTCGGCGGGCACAACCCCTCGTGGCGTGGTGACGCCCATCCACCACGTGGCCGACG contains:
- a CDS encoding sensor histidine kinase; protein product: MLASLKRKLVIAMVTLVGLVLTGVLVSSLITVYTSYQRAIDQALDWAMDSPLDNSQIVGGAVEGDQRLGSGMLVMGVEVASDGVVLQTSKLPQSMDAGTLDQVIGEALSSGTNQGYLSDAQIAWKSKDLGDSGGKRIVMVNTSDVHSAWRYQAIRNGIAFALALGAVIIIAFSFADWALIPVRQSMEQQRRFVGDASHELKTPLAVIIANTEILQRSPDVPQRERRWIESTAQESHFMRELIGELLQLERTDEGIDGAEFAFRHDDIDLSELVESSALEFDAVAFEKGCVIDLTSTDGIHVRGDAEWLGRVVRIFLDNACKYAAPNTTIAVTLAPQHHHRASVVQLSVTDRGTPIPPEDLPHIFDRFYRADASRTKGDGPGGFGLGLSIAKGIVEAHGGTAGATSTREQGTTFTVRLPTI
- the dinB gene encoding DNA polymerase IV, with amino-acid sequence MGSSTHTTTPRASWSGPAIGLLDLDAFFASVEQLDHPAWRGKPVIVGGDAGSRGVVSTASYEARPYGVHSAMPSAQARRLCPDAIWTCGHFDRYRAVSHRVMALIERETPLIEQVSIDEAFFDVSPGRYANESPIAICQRIQASVAKLGVTCSIGLGANKTVAKVASEREKPRGLCVIPPSMTAEFLAPLPIRAMSGIGPRTAGRLRGMGIDTLGQLAAADVEAMRRTFGSMGPKLVLRASGRETSTVPPATYHEDAKSVSNERTFAHDLEGRDAVEAAIDHVGSLVGRRLRAQGIVGSVVTLKLKTDYAHGHTAQQRLVEPTDDEHEFCAVARRLLDRVWAEGEPVRLVGVGMSRLSAPTQTQLSLFGERDAPEAESRRLREQRRSLSAVEDEIRARFGRDSLSMGRDLRLKSSGTLPSSMRGKG
- the rsfS gene encoding ribosome silencing factor, with translation MAQTPLAIARVAAAAADGRKATDIVLIDLTGISDVCDYFLICTVANGPQMDSVLEGIRESVAAICGIKPISTEGREGGTWVVMDYGSLVAHVFRPEARDHFRLERLWGEAPRIPLDLKGATAAPVGSLDDAVGER
- the yqeK gene encoding bis(5'-nucleosyl)-tetraphosphatase (symmetrical) YqeK, which encodes MPVSYTVEQRRFLGRIEQALRDHMQRAEPRRYEHSLSVARTAEDMALRYAQDPFEARVAGTLHDWDKVLSNDEQLALARRQGVDMGVDLELVCPLLHGITAAGHLREEVPGLSDAVLRAIALHTLGSTDMRPLDMIVFVADAIEPLRPSSEGIDQVRALVRAGAPLAEAYASCFCSGVEYVIRTRRYLYPKTLDIYNHLVLTRREAARTH
- the nadD gene encoding nicotinate-nucleotide adenylyltransferase produces the protein MEDQVLERITQGVIDTSDLPLLGRDPTRTYRLGIMGGTFDPIHNGHLVAAETAFDELGLDVVVFMPAGIPAFKRDKQVSLGSDRYAMTLLATSDNPHFLVSRFEIDREGVTYTADTLELLHAMYPDNVELYFITGADAVAEIVSWRNADKMARLASLVAVTRPGYDLARAQRIIDSSPYDFTVIYLEVPALAISSSHLRQRVKAQQSLRYLTPDAVTGYIHKHRLYGARSTSYGQRDGE
- the proB gene encoding glutamate 5-kinase, producing MSFDVFDERNVIVVKIGSSTLVDGTGEVDHAFIACLCDQVGGLAHHGYRLIVVSSGAVAAGFRRLGLTERPTDTPSLQACASAGQALLIDAYAQELARHGLGCGQVLLTRRDLADRQGYLNARNTLGRLLELGSIPIVNENDTVSVAEFTFGDNDMLGAIVSASVNADLYVILSDVDGLYSANPSQDPSARIVRTLDHVDARVESMAGGTGSLMGTGGMRSKLRAARLTLAAGVPTVICRGRQEGILSAVVRGEAVGTRIEGPCMGEHERARKLWLASAEVPHGSLTLDEGAREAVCSEGASVLPVGIARVAGGFSAGDVIDVLATDGTLLGRGISAYDARDLRRFRGLKLGVIERFLDGEAAQPAIHRDNLLVF
- the obgE gene encoding GTPase ObgE, with product MSFRREAFVPKGGPDGGDGGTGGSVCLACDPQLSSLVDYRFKHHFRAGRATHGQGARRHGRDGEDLVLKVPQGTQVRELDPTAMEPLYVIADLVTPGQRVCVAPGGAGGRGNIHFVTSVRRAPAFAEKGEPAREHWIELEMKLLADAALVGMPSVGKSSLIARMSAARPKIADYPFTTLVPNLGMVRAKSGLSFVVADVPGLIEGASEGRGLGHEFLRHIERSALILHVVDLTGGYEGRDPVADYRVINRELAAHAETLAERPQIVVANKCDMPDVEDAVERLRIAAEADGRPFFTVSAVTGAGMDELVGACAREVHDLRAADSASDGSAELLDVAAERERRHRDRQIVVTREERHVWRVSGTDIERMVVQTDWENDEAVVYLQHRFERSGLNARLVEAGCVAGDEVRILGHAFEYEGEGADEAGGEDVLAPQPGDGTGEADGR
- a CDS encoding energy-coupling factor transporter transmembrane component T family protein; this translates as MTSVLDYHEGATLLHRANPITKVAFAVCVCVATLLAGGYPMLVGIIVLLVLVGGYAGIASDTLRLLGAFAGLGTLMLVVQTALVRQGTVLFLWVTDRGLDMGAHVALRLVAFALPLVMMLMVTRLTDLANAAVEVLHVPYRYAFTITTALRFVPIFSEQMGQIMEAQTARGVAFDSPNPLRRLRLMLPLIAPLLISSVAKADDTALAAEERGFYLRSRTSSSRRYPFGMPDVLVASAAVAIVTLGVLF
- a CDS encoding ABC transporter ATP-binding protein, which translates into the protein MARTERAATIVSLDRVSFSYEGAAHAALDDVSLTVGRGEFLGIIGPSGAGKTTLTHVLSGAVPHHFSGTFQGVCTVDGRDTCTVGLTDVSRVLGSVLQDIDAQMVASNVEDEMLYGLENFGVPHGDIPARVLWALHVCGIAELLHRDISTLSGGQKQKVAIAAILALRPQILVLDEPTAALDPVSSRAVFETLRELNHDEGITVLVVEQKVALLAEFCSRLCVLADGRVERIGTPREVFAHAGELRRVGVDSPRSTRISNRLASLGLLAEGEVCLTPPEVEDAIAHVVGEDASAPSAAQRGGSPASVVSFASSTTCDPVLSFAQVGFAYPGNTASVRGLTFDVRPQELLAVIGQNGAGKTTMTKLMNGLLKPDEGSVTICGLDTRQVRTSELAQHVSTLFQDPNRQICKDTVVEEVAFSLGLLGIDHDEALRRAEDTVGHFSLPGDAAPFSLGRGQRQIVALASVVVTNPRVLILDEPTSGLDYHECMVVMDAVEAAREQGCAVIMVCHDMEVVSDFASRLVVMAQGRIVADGDTRRVFSDDALMRQAFVDAPEVMRIARALDARVSPAFSGATEVSDIVSITKGLVG
- the rpmA gene encoding 50S ribosomal protein L27; this encodes MAHKKGQGTSRNGRDSNSQRLGTKVFGGQAIKAGQIIVRQRGTHITPGENVGRGRDDTLFALADGIVEFKRGKKHYVHVRTTA
- the rplU gene encoding 50S ribosomal protein L21, whose protein sequence is MYAIVTTGGKQYKVAKGDVIDVERLDAQPGDKVKLDVLMLSDGTQTVTGTADLGRKKVTCEVLEHLKDEKVLVFKLKKRKRYHRTKGHRQQLTRLEVSSLPRMAAASSEKPE